The Pseudomonas sp. S06B 330 genome contains the following window.
GTGCCAACGTGCTGATCTCGAACAACCCGCATGCATTCGAGAAACAGCTGTGGAGTGAGATGGGTCATGGCGACGAAATCCGCGTGATCCGCTGCAAGAACGAGGAAGCCGAGGCCGAACGGGTGGCCATGGAAATCCTCAGCCTGCACCTGCGCACCGATCGCCCTTACAGCGACTTCGCGATTCTTTATCGCGGTAACTACCAGGCCAAGTTGATCGAGCTGAAGCTGCAACACCATCAGGTGCCGTACCGTTTGTCGGGCGGCAACAGCTTTTTCGGCCGCCAGGAAGTCAAAGACCTGATGGCCTACTTCCGCCTACTGGTAAACCCGGACGACGATAACGCCTACCTGCGGGTGATCAACGTACCGCGCCGGGAAATCGGCTCGACTACCCTGGAAAAGCTCGGAAACTACGCCACCGAGCGCAAGATCTCGATGTACGCCGCCAGTGAAGAGCTGGGCCTTGGCGAACATCTGGACAGCCGCTACACCGACCGTCTACAGCGATTCAAGCGCTGGATGGACAAGGTCCGCGAGCAGGTCGCCCTGGAGGACCCGATTGCGGCCCTGCGCAGCATGGTCATGGACATCGACTACGAGAACTGGATTCGCACCAACAGTTCCAGCGACAAGGCTGCGGACTTTCGCATGGGCAACGTCTGGTTCCTGATCGAGGCGTTGAAAAACACCCTCGAGAAAGACGAAGACGGTGAGATGACCATCGAGGAAGCCATCGGCAAGCTGGTCTTGCGTGACATGCTTGAGCGCCAACAGGAAGAGGAAGACGGTGCCGAGGGCGTGCAGATGATGACCCTGCATGCATCCAAGGGCCTGGAATTCCCTTACGTGTTCATCATGGGCATGGAGGAAGAAATTCTTCCCCACCGCTCCAGTATCGAAGCGGACACCATCGAAGAAGAACGGCGCCTTGCCTATGTGGGCATCACCCGCGCCCGGCAGACATTGGCTTTCACCTTTGCAGCCAAGCGCAAGCAGTATGGCGAGATCATCGATTGTTCGCCGAGCCGCTTCCTCGACGAACTGCCCGACGATGATCTGGCCTGGGAAGGCCTGGACGATGCGCCGACGGAAGTGAAGGCCGCGCGCGGCAATAATGCATTGGCCGATATCCGCGCGATGCTCAAACGTTAGATAATCAACCTTTGCTGCGGCGTACTGCCGTGGCCACTCTTGCTACATCGAGGAATTACCACAGTGGAAGCACTGCACCAGAAGATTCGCGAAGAAGGCATCGTGCTTTCCGATCAGGTTCTCAAAGTCGATGCGTTTCTTAACCATCAGATCGACCCTGCGCTGATGCAACTGATTGGCGACGAATTCGCCCGTCTGTTCGCCGACTCCGGCGTCACCAAGATCGTCACCATCGAAGCCTCGGGCATTGCCCCGGCGGTGATGACTGGCCTGAAGCTCGGCGTGCCGGTTATTTTCGCCCGCAAGCACCAGTCGCTGACGCTGACTGAGAACCTGCTGACCGCCTCGGTGTACTCCTTCACCAAGCAGACCGAAAACACCGTGGCGATCTCCCCGCGCCACCTCAACAGCAGCGACCGCGTGCTGGTAATCGACGATTTCCTGGCCAATGGCAAAGCCTCCCAGGCGCTGATCTCGATTATCAAGCAAGCGGGCGCGACCGTTGCCGGCCTGGGTATCGTCATCGAGAAGTCGTTCCAGGGCGGCCGTGCCGAGCTGGACAGCCAGGGTTATCGCGTTGAGTCGCTGGCTCGGGTCAAGTCGCTCAAAGATGGTGTGGTTACTTTCCTGTAGCCGCTGCCGCTAGGCTGCGATCGCCTGCACAGCAGGCGCCCCACGTCGCTGCCTTGTGGTTGTATTGGAGCCCCTTCGGGCCTCATCGCAGCCTCACGGCAGCGGCTACGGGGTGTCTGTTCTCACGTGGCTGTAGCCCGCAAACCCGCCAGCAACAGTCGCTGATACAGCTCCTCTTTCAGCCCCTGCGGCTGCGCCAAGCCCATCCGCGCCAATTGCGCTGGATAAGCCTCAGGCGCTGGTGCGTCCAACGCTGCCTTGCCCAAATCCAACACCTCGCTCAACTTGAACTTGCTCTTGAGCCAGTTCAGCGCCCGTAACAAATCACGCTCCTCAGGCGTGAAGTCACTGCCCAATGGATATTCGGGAAATAGCCGTGTGTGTCCGCCCCGCAAGCGCTCCAGCCGTTGTGGGGTGTTATCGGTAAAGCGTGCCGGCAGGGAAAAAGCGGACGGTAATTTGCCGGCCTTCTGCGCCTGCTCGATCAACCCTGGCTGAAACCGTGAATCACTGATGGCCAGCAACCGCGCGATCACTTCTGCGTCGGTTTGCCCACGCAGATCGGCGATACCGTATTCAGTCACGACGATGTCGCGCAGGTGCCGGGGAATAGTGCAGTGGCCGTAGCTCCAGAGCAGATTGGAGCTGACCTCCCCGCCCGCTTCACGCCAGCTGCGCAGCAGTAGAATCGAGCGCCCGCCCTCCAAGGCATGCCCTTGGGCGACGAAGTTGTATTGCCCTCCGACACCACTGAGCACCCGGCCATCCTCCAGTTGGTCAGCAACCCCGGCGCCCATCAGGGTCATGGTGAACACCGTGTTAATGAAACGCGCATCACGGCGCTGCACACGCTTGAGCGCTTCCTCGCCATACAGTTCGTTGATGTAACTGATCGCGCGCATATCGATACATCGACGGCTTTCGAGGGGCATTTCGCGTAAACGCTGGTAGAACGCCTGAGGTCCTAAGAAGAAGCCACCATGCACCAACACTCCCGCCTGTTGCTCTGCATCGGCCTGCACCGGACGGCGGATGATCCCTGCGTCCATAAGCGCCAGCAGGCCGTTGACGAACATTTCGCTACAGCCATACAGGCCTTGGGCAAAAGGTTCGATGCCACCTTCGCGGGTAATTAGCGGCTGCCAAGGTTGTAGATCCATGTCGGCGAGCAAGGCCCGATAGGCCTCGCTATCGGCCTGTCGGGCCAGCAGCGCGGCACTCAGAGCATCGCCCATAGCACCAATGCCAATCTGCAAGGTGCCGCCGTCGCGTACCAGTGTACTGGCGTGTAAGCCGATGAAGTGATCCTGGGTGGTAACCGGCATGTTTGGCGTCGAGAACAGACGCCTGTGTTCCACGGCATCAATCAGTACATCGAAATCCTGCCGAGGCAACTCGGAGCTACCTGGCATGTAGGGTAATTCAGTATGCACTTGGCCTAACAACAGGATGGTTTCCCCTGCCGCACGCCGCCGCGCGATCATCGGCAACAGGTCGAGAGTGATGTCCGGGTTGCAACTCAGGCTCAGGTGGTCCGGGCGCTGCAGATCGGCCGCGACCAGTTGGGCCACCAGGTTTAGCCCTTTGGCATTGATATCCCGCGCAGCATGGCTGTAGTTGCTGCTGACGTAGTCTTGCTGGGCCATGGTGCTGTGCAACAGGCTGCCGGGCTGCATGAAGAACTGCTCGACGCGAATATTGTCCGGCAGACGGTCTCCGCGCAGGTCGTTCAGGTACTCAAGCTCTTCATAGTCAGCAAATACCCGCTCGACAAAGGGTTCGAGAAAGCGCCGTTGCAAGCCGTCCCCCAGATCGGGACGTCCCAGGCTCAGGGCGGTATAGATCGTCAGTCGCCGTTCGGGCAACTGGCGGATGCGCGCATACAACGCATTGACGAAGGCGTTGGGCTTGCCCAGGCCCAGTGGCAAACCCATGTGAATATGCGCCGGCAATCGTGCCAACACTTCATCTACAGCCTTTTCAATCGAATAGCTGTGCGCCATCTGCGCCTCCCGGTCATCCTTGCAGGTTCGACCGAGCATGGCCCGAGTTTGCTCCCCAGGCCAGCGCTAAAAACAACAAAGCCCGCACGTGGCGGGCTTTGTTGGCGAAGTGCAGGCTTACAGGCCGGACATCTTCTTGATGGCACCCATGAGGTCGTCATCCGAGCAGTCTGCGCAAGTGCCTTTAGGCGGCATGGCGTTCAGGCCCGTGATTGCCTTGGCCAGGATACCGTCCAGACCACCCTGGTGGTCGGCACGCTCTTTCCAGGCAGCCGTGTCGCCGATTTTCGGCGCGCCGAGCAGTCCGGTGCTGTGGCAAGCATTACAGTGCTTGGCGATAATTTCATCCGGGGTCTTGGCACCACCGCCACCTGCGGAGGCAGCAACTTCCATTCCCTTGCATTCCTGACCTTGTACACACACCTGGCCGACCGGTTCCAGTCGCTTGGCGATGTCGTCGTTGGTCGCAGCTTGTGCGCTGACTGCCCAAAGGGCCAATACGGCAGCTGGTACGGCCAGCATTTTCTTGATTAGATTCACACGTACACCCTCATGGTGGCTAGTCACGCCCGCGGCCACGGTTTCGCAGGCGGCGCAAGTATAACGGGAACCCTGCCATACCGAAACAACCCTAGTGTCCAAAGGGTCTTAGCCGCGACAATCCGCCGCGTGCCATACGCCTTAGAAGTTGGCCGGGGTTGCCGCGCTGATCAGCCGAGCCGGCTCATCGTACGGATTGCGGAAACGGTGCGGCTTGGTACTTTCAAAATAGTAGCTGTCGCCCGCTTCGAGGATAAAAGTTTCCAGCCCAACCACCAATTCCAGACGGCCTTCGAGAAGAATGCCAGTCTCTTCACCGTCATGGGTGAGCATCTCTTCGCCGGTGTCGGCACCGGGGGGATAGACTTCGTTGAGAAACGCAATTGCCCGGCTCGGATGCGCCTTGCCGACCAGTTTCATGGTCACCGCACCGTCAGAGATGTCGATCAGCTCATGGGCTTTGTAAACGATCTGCGTGGGGTTTTCCGGCTGCAGCTCTTCCGAGAAGAACTCAACCATGGACATTGGAATACCGCCCAGCACTTTACGCAACGAGCTGATTGAAGGGCTGACGCTGTTCTTCTCGATCATCGAGATCGTGCTGTTGGTGACGCCCGCACGTTTGGCGAGTTCACGCTGGGACAGGCCCTTGAGCTTGCGAATGGCTTGCAGTCGTTCACCGACGTCCAATGCTGGAGCCCTCCTAAACGAACGAGTGGGGTCGAAATTGAACGTTATCATCGCAACAGCGTTCAGTATTTACAACACTTCGACCCGCAGCCTGTCCGCTTTGGCGCTTCAATCGCCGATATAGTCCAGCGGCACGCGCTTGAGGTTGCAGAAGATCTGGTACGGGATCATCCCTGCCTGCAATGCCACATCGCTGGCCAGGACATTCTTGCCCCACAGTTCGACCGGGCTGCCGAGGCCAGCTTCTGGCACATCGGTCAGATCAATGCAGAGCATGTCCATAGACACCCGGCCGATCAATTGACTGCGCTTGCCGGCCACCATCACGGGTGTGCCGGTCGGCGCCTGGCGTGGGTAGCCGTCGGCATAACCCATGGCAACCACCCCGACCCGGGTCGGGCGCGGGCTAATGAACTTGGCGCCGTACCCCACCGGTTCCCCGGCTGGCAGCTCGCGAACACTGATGACCCGCGATTGCAGGGTCATCACCGGCTGCAGGCGCGCGGCCTCGGCCTGCGGTACTTCAAACGGCGTAGCACCGTAGAGCATGATGCCCGGGCGCACCCAGTCACTGGGGATATTCGGCCAGCCCAATACCGCGGGCGAGTTGCGCAAGCTGACCTCGGCCGTCAGCCCTTGGCTCGCAGTCTGAAACAGCGCAACCTGGTCGCTGCTGGCACTGCTGTCGAGTTCATCGGCGCGGGCGAAGTGACTCATCAGCACGATGCGGGTGACCTTGCCACTGGCCAACAGGCGCTGGTAAGCCGCTTGATAGTCCGTGTGGTGCAGACCAACCCGGTGCATACCGCTGTCGAGCTTGAGCCAGACGGTGATCGGTGTGCTGATCCGCGCTTGTTCAATCGCTTCCAGTTGCCACAGCGAATGCACCACGCACCACAGATCGTGCTGGGCGATCAGCTCCAGCTCGCTGGCTTCGAAAAAACCTTCGAGCAGCAACACCGGCGCCTTGATCCCAGCCGCCCGCAACTCCAGCGCTTCCTCGATGCAGGCTACGGCAAAACCATCGGCCTGCTGCTCAAGCGCCAACGCGCAACGCACAGCGCCATGGCCATAGGCATCGGCCTTGATCACGGCCAGGGCTTTGGCACCCGACAGTTCGCGGGCCAGTTGGTAGTTGTGACGCAGTGCTTGGAGGTCGATCAGGGCACGAGCAGGACGCATGACGGCAGCCTTCTGGGCAGTCTGGTTAGAGTAAAAAACCCGGCGCTCGAAGGCAGCTGGTGGGCCGCCAGCGGCACCGGGTGAGGGATTGCGATTACGGCAGGGCAGCCACTACCGACAGTTCGACGAGGATTTCCGGCTCGCACAGCTTGGCTTCAACCGTGGCGCGGGCAGGAGCGACGCCTTTTGCCAGCCAGGTATCCCAGACACTGTTCATGCCCTGGAAGTGCGCATCGATGTCCTTCAGGTAGATGGTCACCGAGAGCAAACGGCTCTTGTCGGTGCCCGCCAGGTCCAATAGACGCTCAATGTTGGCCAGGGTTTCACGGGTCTGCTGTTCAATCCCGGCATTCATGTCGTCACCCACCTGGCCCGCCAGGTAGACGGTGCCATTGTGAGTAACGATCTGGCTCATACGCTCATTGGTGAGCTGGCGCTGGACTGACATGCTTTGCAGGCTCCTGGTGTTTTCCGTAACGAGAGATATCGAGACCTTCGGCGCTGATCTGTGGCTTTTTGCGCGCAATCAGGTCGGCCAGCAAGCGGCCGGAACCGCACGCCATGGTCCAGCCCAGTGTACCGTGACCGGTGTTGAGGAACAGGTTACGGAACGGCGTGGCACCAACGATCGGCGTGCCATCCGGGGTGGTCGGACGCAAGCCGGTCCAGAAGCTGGCCTGGCTCAGGTCGCCGCCGTGAGGGTAAAGATCGTTAACGATCATCTCCAACGTTTCACGGCGGCGCGGGTTCAGCGACAGATCAAAACCGGCAATCTCAGCCATGCCGCCAACACGGATACGGTTGTCGAAGCGGGTGATCGCGACCTTGTAGGTCTCGTCGAGAATGGTCGAGGTTGGCGCCATGGCCGGATCGGTGATCGGCACCGTCAGCGAGTAACCTTTGAGCGGATAGACCGGGGCCTTGATGCCCAGCGGCTTGAGCAACTGCGGCGAATAGCTGCCCAGCGCCAGCACGTAGCGATCGGCCGTTTCCAGCTTGCCATCGATCCACACGCCATTGATGCGATCACCGGCGTAGTCCAGGCGCTGAATGTCCTGACCGAAGCGGAATTCGACACCAAGCTTGACCGCCATTTCCGCCAGGCGGGTAGTGAACAGCTGGCAGTCGCCGGTCTGGTCGTTGGGCAGACGCAGGGCGCCAGCCAGAATATCGGTGACATTGGCCAAGGCCGGTTCGACGCGGGCAATGCCTTCGCGGTCGAGGACTTCATACGGCACACCGGACTGCTCAAGAACGGCAATGTCCTTGGCGGCGCTGTCCAGTTGCGCCTGGGTACGGAACAGCTGGGTCGTCCCCAGGGTGCGGCCTTCGTAGGCGATCCCAGTTTCGGCACGCAGCTCGTCGAGGCAGTCACGGCTGTACTCGGACAGGCGGACCATGCGCTCCTTGTTCACGGCATAGCGGTTGGCGGTGCAGTTGCGCAGCATCTGCGCCATCCACAGGTACTGGTCGATGTCAGCAGTGGCCTTGATCGCCAGTGGTGCATGGCGCTCGAGCAGCCACTTGATGGCTTTGAGCGGCACGCCCGGTGCAGCCCATGGCGAAGCGTAGCCCGGCGAGACCTGGCCGGCGTTGGCAAAGCTGGTTTCCATGGCGACAGCCGGTTGACGGTCGACCACGACGACTTCAAAACCCTGCCGTGCCAGATAGTAGGCACTGGCGGTTCCGATCACACCGCTACCAAGTACCAGAACTCGCATGTTGATTACCCTCGACGCAGCGTACCGCTGACAATTGTTGTTAATGGCATAGATGCGCGCAGTATAGGAAGGTATGGCCAGTGCTTTTCACTGTATAAAAGCCTATATTTGGCGAGAATTCTCGGCAAGGTTGGCTTTTACGGAGGGGCATCCACTATGAGAACCCAGCACCAAAGCAAACGTGAACTGGATAAGATCGACCGCAACATCCTGCGGATCCTGCAGGCAGATGGGCGTATTTCGTTTACTGAACTGGGCGAAAAGGTTGGTTTGTCGACCACGCCGTGCACCGAGCGGGTCCGGCGCCTGGAGCGCGAAGGGATCATCATGGGCTACAACGCCCGGCTCAACCCGCAGCACCTCAAAGGCAGCCTGCTGGTGTTCGTTGAGATCAGCCTGGACTACAAGTCCGGCGACACCTTCGAAGAGTTCCGCCGTGCGGTGCTGAAACTGCCCCACGTACTGGAATGTCACTTGGTCTCGGGCGACTTCGACTATCTGGTCAAGGCACGAATCTCGGAGATGGCCTCTTATCGCAAGCTGTTGGGCGATATTTTGCTGAAATTGCCGCATGTGCGCGAATCGAAGAGCTATATCGTCATGGAAGAGGTAAAAGAGAGCCTCAACCTGCCAATTCCGGACTGAGCCTCAAACCAGCACCTGACGGGTGCTGGCGATGTACTGATGCACCAGCTTCTCGGCCTGGGGATCGATCATTTCGGCCGGGCCGCGCCCGTTGGGGCATGGCAGGCGCGGGGTGGTACCGAATAACCGGCAGATCAGCGGCCGCTCTTCGTACACCGTGCAGCCGTTGGGCCCCAAGTGCACACAGTTCAGTTCGGCCAGGGCGGCCTCTTGCTCGGCGGCACTTTTGCGGGGCAGGCGGGCCATTTCCTCGGTGGAGGTGGTCACCGGCCCACAGCAGTCATGGCAGCCGGGCACGCACTCGAATGACGGAATCTGATCACGCAGAAATCGGATCTTGTGGCTGTTGCAACTCATAGCGGCCTGCGGCGGAGAAAGGGAATGGCGCTATTTTGCGCCATAGTTGCCCACCGCCGAAAGTGCAGCTTATCCTGCGTCAATTTTTCCAAACACTTAAAAACAGGACTCATCAATGAGCGCCTCTGTTCAGCCAGCCGCTTCGCACACCGCCTCCTACTATGCTGCCAGCAGCGTGCCACAGCCGGACTACCCGCCGCTGAAGGGCGACCTGAGCTGTGATGTCTGCGTCGTCGGTGGCGGTTTTTCCGGGCTGAACACGGCAATCGAGCTAGCCGAACGCGGTCTCAACGTGATCCTGCTCGAAGCACGCAAGATCGGCTGGGGCGCCAGCGGGCGCAACGGTGGTCAGCTGATTCGCGGCGTCGGTCACGGACTGGAGCAGTTCACCCCGCTACTGGGTACTGACGGCGTGCGCGAACTGAAATTGATGGGGCTGGAAGCGGTAGATATCGTCCGCCAGCGCATCGAACGTCACACCATCGATTGCGACCTGACCTGGGGCTATTGCGATCTGGCCAACAAGCCAAAGGATTTGCAGGGCTTTGCTGAGGATGCTGAAGAGCTGCGCAACCTGGGCTACCGCCATGAGCTACGCCTGGTGCAGCCCGAGCAGATGCGTACCGTCGTTGGTTCAGACCGTTATGTCGGTGGCCTGATCGATATGGGTTCGGGGCATTTGCACCCTCTGAATCTGGCCTTGGGTGAGGCTGCCGTGGCCACCCGGCTTGGGGTTCGCCTGTTCGAACAATCGGCGGTCACCCGCATCGACTACGGCACACAGGTGCGGGTGCATACCGCTCAGGGTACGGTGCAAGCCAGTACTCTGGTGCTCGGCTGCAATGCGTACCTCAACGATTTGAACAGCGAATTGGGTGGCAAGGTGCTGCCCGCCGGCAGCTATATTATCGCCACCGAACCGTTGAGCGAAGCACAGGCACACGAGCTGCTACCGCAGAACATGGCGGTTTGCGACCAACGCGTGGCCCTGGATTACTACCGCCTTTCCGCTGACCGCCGCCTGCTGTTTGGTGGCGCCTGCCATTATTCCGGCCGCGATCCACAGGATATCGCCGCGTACATGCGACCGAAAATGCTCAAGGTATTTCCACAATTGGCCGACGTCCGTATCGACTACCAATGGGGCGGCATGATCGGTATCGGCGCCAACCGCCTGCCGCAGATTGGTCGTCTACCGAACCAGCCGAACGTGTACTTTGCCCAGGCTTATTCCGGCCATGGGCTCAACGCCACTCACCTGGCGGGCAAGTTGCTGGGCGAGGCCATCAGTGGCCAGCACAGTGGTCGTTTCGACCTGTTCGCCAAGGTGCCGCACATCACCTTCCCAGGCGGCAAGCACCTGCGTTCACCGCTGCTGGCGCTGGGCATGCTCTGGCATCGACTCAAAGAACTGGTCTAAGGTCGGGGTGCTCGTGTAGCCGCTGCCGCCAGGCTGCGATCGGCTGCACAGCAGCCGTATCCGGGGCAGGCATTCAGGTTTCATGGCCGCTGCGCGTCCAATCGCAGCCTGGCGGCAGCGGCTACGAGCTGCGGGCTTCAGCCACGCCAAAAAGGCTTAAACCCTTCCTCACGCGCCTGCTCAGGCGTAAGGCCAACATCGCGCAGTTGTTCGCAGGTCAGCTCCAGCAGTGCGCGACGGCTGTGCCAACGGTGCGCCATCAGTGCCCAGCGCCCGAGCCCGGCCGGTACACTGAACAACTGCAGACGTTGCTCTCGGCTCAGTTCTTCAGCGTGCAATTTAAGGCGCACATCGCTCATACCGCTCATCGCTTGAATCCTCCGGGGTTGGATAACCGTAGGCAAAGCTTGCGCGCTTGAGCAAAAGCATTACAGATTCAAAACTTCGCTATTATTTCCATACAGAATTGGCAATTTTCATACTGAATGCTGTATTTTTTCGTCATCTGTATCGGCCGATAGTCAAAGCTTTCCGCGAGAGTATGCCCATGACCCTCTACGTCAACCTTGCCGAACTGCTCAGCGCCCGTATCGAACAGGGCCTGTACCGCCCCGGCGACCGCTTGCCGTCGGTACGCGCCTTAAGTGTGGAGCACGGCGTCAGCCTGAGCACCGTGCAGCAGGCTTATCGCCTATTGGAAGACAATGGCCTGGCCGCTCCACGCCCCAAGTCCGGCTACTTCGTGCCCACCGATCGCAGCCTCCCCGCCCTGCCCGCCGTCAGCCGCCCAGCACAGCGCCCGGTAGAGATTTCCCAATGGGAACAGGTCATCGAACTGATCCGCAGTGTGCCCAGCAAGGATGTGGTGCAGTTGGGTCGCGGTATGCCGGATGTCGATAGCCCGACGCTCAAACCCTTACTGCGCAGCCTGGCCCAGCTCAGTCGGCGCCAGGACATGCCCGGCCTGTATTACGACACCATCTCCGGTACCCAGGCCCTGCGCGAGCAGATCGCCCGCCTGATGCTCGACTCCGGCTGCACGGTAAGCCCCGCTGACCTGGTCGTGACCACCGGTTGTCACGAAGCACTGTCGGCCAGCATCCGCGCGGTGTGTCAGCCCGGCGATATCGTCGCAGTGGATTCGCCAAGCTTTCATGGTGCCATGCAGACCCTCAAGGGCCTGGGTATGAAAGCCCTGGAGATTCCAACCGACCCGATCACCGGCATCAGCCTCGAGGCCCTGGAGCTGGCGCTGGAACAGTGGCCAATCAAGCTCATCCAGATCACCCCGAACTGCAATAATCCGCTCGGCTACATCATGCCCGAGGCACGTAAGAAAGCTTTGCTGACGCTGGCTCAGCGCTTTGACGTGGCGATCCTCGAAGACGACGTGTATGGCGACCTCGCCTACACCTACCCGCGTCCGCGGACTATCAAGTCGTTCGACGAAGACGGTCGGGTGTTGCTCTGCAGTTCGTTCTCCAAAACCCTGGCCCCAGGCCTGCGCATCGGATGGGCCGCACCTGGGCGCTATCTGGAGCGGGTGCTGCACATGAAGTACATCAGCACTGGCTGCACCGCAACCCAGCCGCAGCTGGCGATTGCCGACTTTATCGAAGGTGGTCACTACCAGCCGCACCTGCGGCGCATGCGCAGCCAGTACCAACGCGCGCGTGATCAGATGAGCGACTGGGTCACCCGCTACTTTCCGCCAGGCACCCGCGCCAGCCGGCCGCAAGGTGGCTTCATGCTGTGGATAGAGCTACCGGAAAGTTTCGACACCCTGCGTCTGAACCGGGCTTTACTTGGGCAAGGCGTACAGATTGCCGTGGGCAGTATTTTTTCCGCCTCGGGCAAATACCGTAACTGCCTGCGAATGAACTTCGCCGCATGCCCCACTGCCGAGATCGAGGCGGCAGTGCGCAAAGTGGGTGAGACCGCCATTCGTCTACTGGCCGAAGCCGATAGTGACGGGTAACGTTCCGCCGCCGCTCGCGGTCGATACCCATAAGCCCCTGTTGTGAAGGACCCACTGCCTTGAGAAGCCCGCGCACGCTGCCCCTGCTGCTGTCGCTGATACTCGGCCTGAACGGATGCGCCAGTGTCAGCCAGCCCCGGCAAGTCAGCCAGGCACTGCCCGCCAGTGATTCCGCCTTTGGGCGCTCGGTGCAACGCCAAGCATCCGCCTACGAAGGGCGCTCGGGCTTTCGCTTGCTGCCCAACAGCAAGGAAGCCTTTCGCGCGCGCGC
Protein-coding sequences here:
- a CDS encoding YkgJ family cysteine cluster protein — encoded protein: MSCNSHKIRFLRDQIPSFECVPGCHDCCGPVTTSTEEMARLPRKSAAEQEAALAELNCVHLGPNGCTVYEERPLICRLFGTTPRLPCPNGRGPAEMIDPQAEKLVHQYIASTRQVLV
- a CDS encoding NAD(P)/FAD-dependent oxidoreductase; the protein is MSASVQPAASHTASYYAASSVPQPDYPPLKGDLSCDVCVVGGGFSGLNTAIELAERGLNVILLEARKIGWGASGRNGGQLIRGVGHGLEQFTPLLGTDGVRELKLMGLEAVDIVRQRIERHTIDCDLTWGYCDLANKPKDLQGFAEDAEELRNLGYRHELRLVQPEQMRTVVGSDRYVGGLIDMGSGHLHPLNLALGEAAVATRLGVRLFEQSAVTRIDYGTQVRVHTAQGTVQASTLVLGCNAYLNDLNSELGGKVLPAGSYIIATEPLSEAQAHELLPQNMAVCDQRVALDYYRLSADRRLLFGGACHYSGRDPQDIAAYMRPKMLKVFPQLADVRIDYQWGGMIGIGANRLPQIGRLPNQPNVYFAQAYSGHGLNATHLAGKLLGEAISGQHSGRFDLFAKVPHITFPGGKHLRSPLLALGMLWHRLKELV
- a CDS encoding DUF1127 domain-containing protein, with product MSGMSDVRLKLHAEELSREQRLQLFSVPAGLGRWALMAHRWHSRRALLELTCEQLRDVGLTPEQAREEGFKPFWRG
- a CDS encoding aminotransferase-like domain-containing protein, which codes for MTLYVNLAELLSARIEQGLYRPGDRLPSVRALSVEHGVSLSTVQQAYRLLEDNGLAAPRPKSGYFVPTDRSLPALPAVSRPAQRPVEISQWEQVIELIRSVPSKDVVQLGRGMPDVDSPTLKPLLRSLAQLSRRQDMPGLYYDTISGTQALREQIARLMLDSGCTVSPADLVVTTGCHEALSASIRAVCQPGDIVAVDSPSFHGAMQTLKGLGMKALEIPTDPITGISLEALELALEQWPIKLIQITPNCNNPLGYIMPEARKKALLTLAQRFDVAILEDDVYGDLAYTYPRPRTIKSFDEDGRVLLCSSFSKTLAPGLRIGWAAPGRYLERVLHMKYISTGCTATQPQLAIADFIEGGHYQPHLRRMRSQYQRARDQMSDWVTRYFPPGTRASRPQGGFMLWIELPESFDTLRLNRALLGQGVQIAVGSIFSASGKYRNCLRMNFAACPTAEIEAAVRKVGETAIRLLAEADSDG